The proteins below come from a single Oryzomicrobium terrae genomic window:
- a CDS encoding branched-chain amino acid ABC transporter permease: protein MSTLIIGLSLGMLLFLLASGLTLIFGMLGVINFAHGALYMLGAYIAFDIGRHTGSFVAGLIGATVLVAVAGALIERLALRPLYNRPHFYQLILTFGVILVISELVKIVWGLGYQESTMPEALAGTVELFGSTIPVYRLFVIGFGALVSGGLFLLIEKSTFGMLVRAASSDGEMVRLLGLPVSSVRMAVFALGSGLAGLAGAIAAPLFPIELGMATNTIIDCFIVVILGGLGNIRGAVAASLLIGLVRAIGYSYMPSWVDILTFALLIATLLTRPQGLFFRATRSA, encoded by the coding sequence ATGTCCACCCTCATCATCGGGCTCAGCCTGGGGATGCTGCTGTTCCTGCTCGCCTCGGGGCTGACCCTCATCTTCGGCATGCTGGGCGTGATCAACTTCGCTCATGGCGCCCTCTACATGCTCGGGGCCTACATCGCTTTCGACATCGGCCGCCACACCGGCTCCTTCGTCGCCGGGCTGATCGGCGCCACCGTGCTGGTGGCCGTCGCCGGCGCCCTGATCGAGCGCCTGGCCCTGCGTCCGCTCTACAACCGGCCCCACTTCTACCAGTTGATCCTGACCTTCGGCGTGATCCTGGTGATCAGCGAGCTGGTCAAGATCGTCTGGGGCCTGGGCTACCAGGAATCGACCATGCCCGAGGCCCTGGCCGGCACGGTGGAGCTGTTCGGCAGCACCATCCCGGTCTACCGCCTGTTCGTCATCGGTTTCGGCGCCCTGGTCTCCGGCGGCCTGTTCCTGCTCATCGAGAAGAGCACCTTCGGCATGCTGGTGCGGGCCGCCAGCAGCGACGGCGAAATGGTGCGCCTGCTCGGCCTGCCCGTGTCGTCGGTGCGCATGGCCGTGTTCGCCCTCGGCTCGGGGCTGGCCGGCCTGGCCGGCGCCATCGCCGCGCCGCTCTTTCCCATCGAGCTGGGCATGGCCACCAACACCATCATCGACTGCTTCATCGTCGTCATCCTCGGCGGCCTGGGCAACATCCGCGGCGCCGTGGCGGCTTCGCTGCTGATCGGCCTGGTGCGCGCCATCGGTTACTCCTACATGCCGAGCTGGGTGGACATCCTCACCTTCGCCCTGCTCATCGCGACCCTGCTCACCCGGCCCCAGGGCCTCTTCTTCCGCGCAACGAGGTCCGCATGA
- a CDS encoding branched-chain amino acid ABC transporter permease translates to MNVSRFDLWLGLPLAAIALLLPFSGPSDFVLNLATLVMIWAIFAIGFDFVFGLLGMVSFGHASFLGLGGYALALATQLWVLPFSAGLGLAIVVGALCAWLFSFFALRVSGIFFALVTLALSQLLYILADSKLRAWTGGADGLPGVERPGLGGIDFFDSTHFYWYVVAVFALVMAAVAVLRRSPFGRVIAGIRQNETRAEQLGFDVHRYKQITFIVSGGISGLAGALLASLLMYVNPQMLHWTTSGDVIIMTLLGGAGTLWGPVVGVLAFEVLKEWLSGWTQYWYGVLGLVFILATLFFPKGIVGELQERFGQWQDKAARRDGRSS, encoded by the coding sequence ATGAACGTCTCCCGTTTCGACCTGTGGCTGGGCCTGCCCCTGGCGGCCATCGCCCTGCTGCTGCCGTTCTCCGGCCCGAGCGATTTCGTGCTCAACCTGGCGACCCTGGTGATGATCTGGGCAATCTTCGCCATCGGCTTCGACTTCGTCTTCGGCCTGCTCGGCATGGTCTCCTTCGGCCACGCCAGCTTCCTCGGCCTGGGGGGCTACGCCCTGGCCCTGGCCACCCAGCTGTGGGTGCTGCCCTTCAGCGCCGGCCTGGGCCTGGCGATCGTCGTCGGCGCCTTGTGCGCCTGGTTGTTCAGCTTCTTCGCCCTGCGCGTCTCGGGCATTTTCTTTGCCCTGGTCACCTTGGCCCTGTCCCAGCTGCTCTACATCCTGGCCGACTCCAAGCTGCGCGCCTGGACCGGCGGCGCCGACGGCCTGCCCGGGGTGGAGCGGCCCGGCCTGGGCGGTATCGACTTCTTCGACTCGACCCACTTCTACTGGTACGTGGTGGCGGTGTTCGCCCTGGTCATGGCGGCGGTGGCAGTGCTGCGCCGCTCGCCCTTCGGCCGGGTCATCGCCGGCATCCGCCAGAACGAGACGCGGGCCGAGCAGTTGGGCTTCGACGTGCACCGCTACAAGCAGATCACCTTCATCGTCTCCGGCGGCATCAGCGGCCTGGCCGGAGCCCTGCTGGCCTCCCTGCTGATGTACGTGAACCCGCAGATGCTGCATTGGACCACCTCCGGCGACGTCATCATCATGACCCTGCTCGGCGGCGCCGGCACCCTGTGGGGGCCGGTGGTGGGCGTGCTCGCCTTCGAGGTGCTCAAGGAGTGGCTGAGCGGCTGGACCCAATACTGGTACGGCGTGCTCGGCCTGGTCTTCATCCTCGCCACCCTGTTCTTCCCCAAGGGCATCGTCGGCGAATTGCAGGAGCGCTTTGGGCAATGGCAGGACAAGGCCGCCCGGCGCGACGGGAGGTCCTCATGA
- a CDS encoding ABC transporter ATP-binding protein — MNDIALKCDGVTVSYGALKAIDGVSHSFEKGRIYGLIGPNGAGKTTLLNVLAGRQMRHSGSIHCFGADITRTPPHERAHLGIGRSFQITKIFAEMTVLDNLRIAAQIKHSRFQPFWIAPRYERRLAGDIDAMLELTGLTARRDAIAGTLSYGLQRALELGITLMPDPRILLLDEPLAGVGQHEIESSTRLIKAVSAGRTVLLIEHNMDAIMSLSEEIVVMSNGRVIAVGAPEQIRNDATVRSVYLGEDAS, encoded by the coding sequence ATGAACGACATCGCCCTGAAATGCGACGGCGTGACGGTGAGCTACGGCGCCCTCAAGGCTATCGACGGTGTCAGCCATTCGTTCGAGAAGGGCCGCATCTACGGGCTGATCGGCCCCAACGGGGCGGGCAAGACCACCCTGCTCAACGTTCTGGCCGGGCGGCAGATGCGCCATAGCGGCAGCATCCACTGCTTCGGCGCCGACATCACCCGCACCCCGCCCCACGAGCGCGCCCACCTGGGCATCGGCCGCAGCTTCCAGATCACCAAGATCTTTGCCGAGATGACGGTGCTGGACAACCTGCGCATCGCCGCCCAGATCAAGCACTCGCGCTTCCAGCCGTTCTGGATCGCGCCGCGCTACGAGCGGCGCCTGGCCGGCGACATCGACGCCATGCTCGAACTGACCGGGCTCACCGCCCGCCGCGACGCCATCGCCGGGACCCTCTCCTACGGTCTGCAACGGGCCCTGGAATTGGGCATCACCCTGATGCCGGACCCGCGCATCCTGCTCCTCGACGAGCCCCTGGCCGGGGTCGGCCAGCACGAGATCGAAAGCTCGACGCGCCTGATCAAGGCCGTGTCGGCCGGGCGCACCGTGTTGCTGATCGAGCACAACATGGACGCCATCATGTCGCTCTCCGAGGAGATTGTGGTGATGAGCAACGGCCGGGTGATCGCCGTCGGCGCCCCGGAACAGATCCGCAACGACGCCACCGTGCGCTCGGTTTATCTCGGGGAGGATGCATCGTGA
- a CDS encoding ABC transporter ATP-binding protein — MIALEHASVKYGHALALEDISIEVGLHEIVAIVGRNGAGKSTTLKTLVGLLPLVAGRRVFGERDISRLSVEQIARLGIALVPDTRRIFPNLSVRENLRIGAVAHQPGYWTEARVLEIFPRLGERIDFGGDQLSGGEQQMLAIARALLGNPRILLLDEPTEGLAPLIVDQLVEVFAHVHRQGTGIVLVEQNLKVPMKLAHRQYVLDHGQVVWSGTSAELQQQRQLVENLITTGAAQ; from the coding sequence GTGATCGCACTCGAACACGCCAGCGTCAAGTACGGCCACGCCCTGGCCCTGGAAGACATTTCGATCGAGGTCGGGCTGCACGAGATCGTCGCCATCGTCGGCCGCAACGGCGCCGGCAAATCCACCACCCTCAAGACCCTGGTCGGCCTGCTGCCGCTGGTGGCGGGGCGGCGGGTGTTCGGCGAGCGCGACATCTCGCGCCTGTCGGTGGAGCAGATCGCCCGTCTGGGCATCGCCCTGGTGCCCGACACCCGGCGCATCTTCCCCAACCTGTCGGTGCGCGAAAACCTGCGCATCGGCGCCGTCGCCCACCAGCCCGGCTACTGGACCGAGGCGCGGGTACTGGAGATCTTCCCCCGCCTGGGCGAGCGCATCGACTTCGGCGGCGACCAGTTGTCCGGCGGCGAACAGCAGATGCTGGCGATTGCCCGGGCCCTGCTCGGCAACCCGCGCATCCTGCTCCTCGACGAGCCCACCGAGGGCCTGGCGCCCCTGATCGTGGACCAGCTGGTGGAGGTGTTCGCCCACGTCCACCGCCAGGGCACCGGCATCGTCCTGGTCGAGCAGAACCTCAAGGTGCCGATGAAGCTGGCCCACCGCCAGTACGTGCTCGACCACGGCCAGGTGGTCTGGTCGGGCACCTCGGCCGAACTGCAACAACAGCGGCAACTCGTGGAAAACCTCATCACTACCGGAGCGGCACAATGA
- a CDS encoding thiolase family protein has product MSKQNLYIVGVGITHFAKHPDKTVKDLVREVVEGALQDAGCGRELIQAAYFATAGQGVIEGQHMVAGEVALKAMGITGIPVTNVENACASSSTALNAAQLYVAAGAGDICLAVGVDKLFSPDKEKSFSVFDGAFDVNNRDGQLALLHGLAPTIKPPAGTKEADQRSIFMDIYASLARLHMERFGTTQRQIAAVAAKNHVHSTRNPLAQFQYPLTIDEVLAARTIAWPLTLPMCAPIGDGAAAAIVCNEDGLRKLERSRAVRLMASVLRTATERPADQYERHLCHLAAFEAYERAGVGPEDMSLAEVHDATAFAEIQQTEALGFCPFGEGGPMAESGATSLGGRIPINVSGGLLSRGHPIGATGLAQVYEMVTQLRGEAGARQVDNARFAIAENGGGFNGVEEAVTCITILGR; this is encoded by the coding sequence ATGAGCAAGCAGAACCTCTACATCGTCGGCGTCGGCATCACCCACTTCGCCAAGCACCCGGACAAGACCGTCAAGGACCTGGTCCGCGAGGTCGTCGAGGGCGCCCTCCAGGACGCCGGCTGTGGCCGCGAGCTGATCCAGGCCGCCTACTTCGCCACCGCCGGCCAGGGGGTGATCGAAGGCCAGCACATGGTGGCCGGCGAGGTGGCCCTCAAGGCCATGGGCATCACCGGCATCCCGGTGACCAACGTCGAGAACGCCTGCGCCAGCTCCAGTACCGCCCTCAACGCCGCCCAGCTGTACGTGGCCGCCGGCGCCGGCGACATCTGCCTGGCGGTGGGCGTGGACAAGCTGTTCTCGCCGGACAAGGAAAAGAGCTTCAGCGTCTTCGACGGCGCCTTCGACGTGAACAACCGGGACGGCCAGCTGGCCCTGCTGCACGGCCTGGCGCCGACGATCAAGCCGCCGGCGGGGACCAAGGAAGCGGACCAGCGCAGCATCTTCATGGATATCTACGCCAGCTTGGCGCGGCTGCACATGGAGCGCTTCGGCACCACCCAGCGCCAGATCGCCGCGGTGGCCGCCAAGAACCACGTCCATTCCACCCGCAACCCCCTGGCCCAGTTCCAGTACCCCCTGACCATCGACGAGGTGCTGGCGGCGCGCACCATCGCCTGGCCCCTCACCCTGCCCATGTGCGCCCCCATCGGCGACGGGGCGGCGGCGGCCATCGTCTGCAACGAGGATGGCCTGCGCAAACTTGAGCGCAGCCGCGCCGTGCGTCTCATGGCCAGCGTGCTGCGCACCGCCACCGAGCGGCCCGCCGACCAGTACGAGCGCCACCTCTGCCACCTGGCCGCCTTCGAAGCCTACGAGCGGGCCGGGGTCGGCCCCGAGGACATGTCCCTGGCCGAGGTGCACGACGCCACCGCCTTCGCCGAGATCCAGCAGACCGAGGCCCTGGGCTTCTGTCCCTTTGGCGAGGGCGGCCCGATGGCCGAATCCGGCGCCACCAGCCTGGGCGGGCGCATCCCCATCAACGTCTCCGGCGGCCTGCTCTCCCGCGGCCACCCGATCGGCGCCACCGGCCTCGCCCAGGTCTACGAGATGGTCACCCAGCTGCGCGGCGAGGCCGGCGCCCGCCAGGTGGACAACGCCCGCTTTGCCATCGCCGAGAACGGCGGCGGCTTCAACGGCGTCGAAGAAGCCGTCACCTGCATCACCATCCTGGGCCGCTGA
- a CDS encoding AMP-binding protein produces MHLNQLFQRTVRLHGDRPALARGRGPSLTYRELNRRVGALAGWLRHDLGLQPGDRVTLAMKNCIQYAEAQLAIWHAGLCAVPVNAKLHPNELEYVLQNSGSAACLSSGDLYQGLLPVAERLPGLQLIDVEAADYAAALAREPIAPVAGDGGDIAWLFYTSGTTGRPKGVMLTHDNLLATSLNFYADVQPLNGDDVLVHVAPMSHGSGLYGVPYFIRGALQVVPESGGFDEAELFELLGHYRSASLFAAPTIVQRMIQHVDAHGSAFPGLRALIVGGAPFYVEDIKAAVACFGPRIAQIYGQGESPMSITALSAEQTAAAVASNDLAVLASVGASQTSVEVAVLGPDGQPAPVGTLGEVVARGPSVMKGYWNNPEATRQTLAGGWLHTGDVGVLDERGLLQLKDRSKDVIISGGTNIYPREVEEVLLQHAAVQEVSVIGVADREWGESIAAFVVCQDGVTVSEAELEALCLRSIARFKRPRWYFFVAELPKNSTGKVLKTELRKLATPTS; encoded by the coding sequence ATGCATCTGAACCAACTGTTCCAACGCACCGTGCGCCTGCACGGCGACCGCCCCGCCCTGGCCCGCGGCCGGGGCCCGAGCCTGACCTACCGGGAACTGAACCGCCGCGTCGGCGCCCTGGCCGGCTGGCTGCGCCACGACCTGGGCCTGCAACCCGGCGACCGGGTCACCCTGGCGATGAAGAACTGCATCCAGTACGCCGAGGCCCAGCTCGCCATCTGGCACGCCGGCCTGTGCGCCGTGCCGGTCAACGCCAAGCTGCACCCCAACGAGCTGGAATACGTGCTGCAAAATTCCGGCTCTGCCGCCTGCCTGTCCAGCGGTGACCTGTACCAGGGGTTGCTGCCGGTGGCCGAACGCCTGCCCGGCCTGCAGCTGATCGACGTGGAGGCGGCCGACTACGCCGCCGCCCTGGCCCGGGAGCCGATTGCCCCGGTAGCCGGCGACGGCGGCGACATCGCCTGGTTGTTCTACACCAGCGGCACCACCGGGCGGCCGAAGGGGGTGATGCTGACCCACGACAACCTGCTCGCCACCTCTCTCAACTTCTACGCCGACGTCCAGCCTCTCAATGGCGACGACGTGCTGGTGCACGTGGCCCCCATGTCCCACGGCAGCGGCCTGTACGGCGTGCCCTATTTCATCCGCGGCGCCTTGCAGGTGGTGCCCGAGAGCGGTGGCTTCGACGAAGCCGAACTGTTCGAACTGCTCGGCCACTACCGCTCGGCCAGCCTGTTCGCCGCGCCGACCATCGTCCAGCGCATGATCCAGCACGTGGACGCCCACGGCAGCGCCTTCCCCGGCCTGCGTGCCCTGATCGTCGGTGGTGCGCCGTTCTACGTCGAAGACATCAAGGCGGCGGTGGCCTGCTTTGGCCCGCGCATCGCCCAGATCTACGGCCAGGGCGAAAGCCCGATGTCGATCACCGCCCTGTCGGCGGAACAGACCGCCGCCGCCGTGGCCAGCAACGACCTGGCCGTGCTGGCCTCGGTGGGGGCCAGCCAGACCTCGGTGGAGGTGGCGGTGCTCGGCCCCGATGGCCAGCCGGCCCCGGTCGGCACCCTGGGCGAGGTGGTGGCCCGGGGCCCCTCGGTGATGAAGGGCTACTGGAACAACCCGGAGGCCACCCGCCAGACCCTGGCCGGCGGCTGGCTGCACACCGGCGACGTGGGCGTGCTCGACGAGCGCGGCCTGCTCCAGCTTAAAGACCGCTCTAAGGACGTCATCATCAGCGGCGGCACCAACATCTACCCCCGGGAAGTGGAGGAGGTGCTGCTCCAGCACGCCGCGGTCCAGGAGGTGTCGGTGATCGGCGTGGCCGACCGGGAATGGGGCGAGTCGATCGCCGCCTTCGTCGTCTGCCAGGACGGTGTCACGGTCAGCGAGGCCGAACTGGAAGCCCTCTGCCTGCGCTCCATTGCCCGCTTCAAACGGCCGCGTTGGTACTTCTTCGTCGCCGAACTGCCGAAGAACAGCACTGGTAAAGTGCTGAAAACCGAACTGCGCAAACTCGCCACGCCGACCTCATGA
- a CDS encoding GntR family transcriptional regulator — MTDADANPLFARQTASQTEKAYCALEEMVVTGELPPGSQWSEAALSEKVGFGRTPTREALHKLAYQRLVHIAPRQGVFISEIDYQGQLKIIQARREIERLIVAQAALCASAAERAALRQLASELEGLKTLNDMRVYMRLHFCLTSRLGEAARNTYAAEFYAMLQTLARRFLYFHQKRHSNLVQICDLHIAQINAIADGDAERAMAAATARNDYAEQLARNILMELIVTSAVTISPAER; from the coding sequence ATGACCGACGCCGACGCCAATCCCCTCTTTGCCCGCCAGACCGCCAGCCAGACCGAAAAGGCCTATTGCGCCCTCGAAGAGATGGTCGTTACCGGCGAGCTGCCGCCGGGCAGCCAGTGGTCCGAAGCCGCCCTGAGCGAAAAGGTCGGCTTCGGCCGCACCCCCACCCGGGAGGCCCTGCACAAGCTGGCCTACCAGCGCCTGGTGCACATCGCGCCGCGGCAGGGGGTGTTCATCTCCGAGATCGACTACCAGGGCCAGCTTAAGATCATCCAGGCGCGCCGCGAGATCGAGCGCCTGATCGTCGCCCAGGCGGCCCTGTGCGCCAGCGCCGCCGAGCGGGCCGCGTTGCGTCAGCTGGCGAGCGAACTGGAGGGGCTGAAGACCCTCAACGACATGCGGGTCTACATGCGGCTGCACTTCTGCCTCACCAGCCGGCTCGGCGAGGCGGCGCGCAACACCTATGCCGCCGAGTTCTACGCCATGCTGCAGACCCTGGCGCGGCGCTTCCTGTATTTCCACCAGAAGCGCCATTCCAACCTGGTGCAGATCTGCGACCTGCACATCGCCCAGATCAACGCCATCGCCGATGGCGACGCGGAGCGGGCGATGGCGGCGGCCACGGCGCGCAACGATTATGCCGAGCAACTGGCGCGCAACATCCTGATGGAACTGATCGTCACCTCGGCGGTGACGATCAGCCCGGCCGAGCGCTGA
- a CDS encoding SDR family NAD(P)-dependent oxidoreductase produces MTPPQPGRRALVTGSLQGIGLAIATALAAEQCHLVLHGLGDAEQQENARQTVLAAGALSVTVHGHDLSDATQVQALMAAVLADGPLDILVNNAGIQQTVPLAEVPLELWQRFLAVNLSAAFLTMQAALPRMAARGYGRVVNIASVHGLVASPHKAPYVASKFGLVGVSKVAALEYARAGSREQGGVTVNCICPGWTETTLLEPQILDRAAQVGGDREAGVRSLLAEKQPSQRMSLPAEIAQLAAWLCHPVAHNITGAAIPVEGGWTSQ; encoded by the coding sequence ATGACCCCACCCCAACCGGGCCGCCGCGCCCTCGTCACCGGCTCGCTGCAAGGCATCGGGCTGGCCATCGCCACCGCCCTGGCCGCAGAGCAATGCCACTTGGTCCTGCACGGGCTGGGGGACGCCGAGCAGCAGGAAAATGCCCGCCAGACGGTGCTTGCCGCCGGCGCCCTGTCGGTCACCGTCCATGGCCACGACCTGAGCGACGCCACCCAGGTCCAGGCCTTGATGGCTGCCGTCCTGGCCGACGGCCCCCTGGACATCCTGGTCAACAACGCCGGCATCCAGCAGACCGTGCCCCTGGCTGAGGTGCCCCTGGAACTGTGGCAGCGCTTTCTGGCGGTGAACCTGTCGGCCGCCTTCCTCACCATGCAGGCCGCCCTGCCGCGCATGGCGGCGCGGGGCTACGGCCGGGTGGTGAACATCGCCTCGGTGCACGGCCTGGTGGCCTCGCCGCACAAGGCGCCTTACGTGGCCTCCAAGTTCGGCCTGGTCGGGGTGAGCAAGGTGGCGGCCCTGGAGTACGCCCGGGCCGGCAGCCGGGAGCAGGGCGGCGTGACGGTCAACTGCATCTGCCCGGGCTGGACCGAGACCACCCTGCTCGAACCCCAGATACTGGACCGGGCCGCCCAAGTCGGTGGCGACCGGGAAGCCGGGGTGCGTTCACTGCTCGCCGAGAAGCAGCCGAGTCAGCGCATGTCGCTGCCGGCCGAGATTGCTCAGCTGGCGGCCTGGCTGTGCCACCCCGTGGCCCACAACATCACCGGGGCGGCGATTCCCGTCGAGGGCGGCTGGACCAGCCAGTAA
- a CDS encoding rhodanese-like domain-containing protein: protein MFTPAHTLVQAAKKSIQECSPADIHARMSEPDTLLLDVREPDEYRQGHLPGAVNIPRGMLEFKISNDPALQDVTRPIIVYCKTSGRAALSVVALHAMGFENVVSLAGGFEGWQEDSRPVVKPSEISFE, encoded by the coding sequence ATGTTCACGCCTGCCCATACCCTGGTCCAAGCCGCCAAGAAGTCCATCCAGGAATGCTCCCCGGCGGACATCCACGCGCGGATGTCCGAACCGGACACCTTGCTGCTCGATGTCCGGGAGCCCGACGAGTACCGCCAGGGGCATCTGCCCGGCGCGGTGAACATTCCCCGCGGCATGCTCGAATTCAAGATTTCCAACGACCCGGCGCTGCAGGACGTGACCCGTCCGATCATCGTCTATTGCAAGACCAGCGGCCGGGCGGCACTGTCCGTGGTCGCCCTGCACGCCATGGGTTTCGAGAACGTGGTGTCCCTGGCGGGGGGCTTCGAGGGCTGGCAAGAGGACAGCCGCCCGGTGGTCAAGCCGAGCGAAATTTCCTTTGAGTAA
- a CDS encoding putative zinc-binding protein: MTRRPPADLPLVYSCSGCSSAAQLANHIAVRLDRQDEAEMSCIAGVGGDVPHLVRIARSGRPILALDGCPLQCVKHSLAQRGVVPTRQLLLHEYGIKKRMRTDFDLDDAHRLLDVAVAAARALRTTAPAESDAGAAAVDVPGSPATVEA; this comes from the coding sequence ATGACGCGCCGCCCCCCTGCCGACCTGCCCCTGGTCTATTCCTGCTCGGGCTGTTCCAGCGCCGCCCAACTGGCCAACCACATCGCCGTGCGCCTGGACCGGCAGGACGAGGCCGAGATGTCCTGCATCGCCGGGGTCGGCGGCGACGTGCCGCACCTGGTGCGCATCGCCCGTTCCGGCCGGCCGATCCTGGCCCTGGACGGCTGCCCGCTGCAATGCGTCAAACACAGCCTGGCCCAGCGTGGGGTGGTGCCGACCCGTCAGCTGTTGCTCCACGAGTACGGCATCAAGAAGCGCATGCGCACCGATTTCGACCTGGACGATGCCCATCGGTTGCTCGATGTGGCGGTGGCTGCCGCCCGCGCCCTGCGCACTACGGCCCCTGCGGAGTCCGACGCCGGCGCCGCCGCGGTGGATGTGCCCGGCTCCCCCGCTACGGTGGAGGCGTAA
- a CDS encoding YaiI/YqxD family protein, translated as MAKVAIWVDADACPKVIKEILFRVATRAEVLVTLVANQPLFAPPSPFLRSLQVPRGFDVADQAIVERVAAGDLVITADIPLAAEVIAKGARVLTPRGEPYGPDTIQAALTLRNFMDTLRSSGVETGGPAAFSLNDRRAFAQQLERFVARAGRRGD; from the coding sequence ATGGCCAAGGTCGCGATCTGGGTCGATGCCGACGCCTGCCCCAAGGTCATCAAGGAAATCCTCTTTCGCGTCGCCACCCGGGCTGAGGTGCTGGTCACCCTGGTGGCCAACCAGCCCCTGTTCGCACCGCCCTCGCCGTTCCTGCGCAGCCTCCAGGTGCCGCGTGGCTTCGACGTGGCCGACCAGGCCATCGTCGAGCGGGTGGCGGCCGGCGACCTGGTGATCACCGCCGACATTCCCCTGGCCGCCGAGGTCATCGCCAAGGGCGCCCGGGTGCTCACGCCCCGGGGCGAACCCTACGGGCCGGACACCATCCAGGCCGCCCTGACCCTGCGCAACTTCATGGACACCCTGCGCTCCTCCGGGGTGGAAACCGGCGGGCCGGCGGCCTTCAGCCTCAATGATCGGCGCGCCTTCGCCCAACAACTGGAGCGCTTCGTCGCCCGGGCCGGGCGCCGGGGGGATTAG